The following are encoded in a window of Alphaproteobacteria bacterium genomic DNA:
- a CDS encoding trypsin-like peptidase domain-containing protein, producing the protein MRRLLAFLVALAALAAPARADDISAAGRSVVRVVVIAFEDGEVSGFGHGSGFAVAPNRVVTNAHVVAQAAEGADVAIGVVPSEGAKASRARIVAVDPARDLALLEVEEGSLPPIPLFTGPLDDGTPVAALGYPGNVDLATARSADDYIQPLPPTRSVGIFSNVRPINGITTLLHTANIARGHSGGPLLDQCGRVLGVNTLITRNESGDSPFAFAVANRELTAFLREARQPFQAVTTECVSMADRLRQDSERGDAEARAREAAAASAALKARDERERTIAQVEESRENRLALAILCLALSLVAFGGAGIMLIKDRTKPAKILGGAGAALLLLAIVAFLARPSLAAAEAPAPAAAAGSASAPARFAGANNCRLVAERSRVTVSPTADVPLDWNENGCVNERTQYARNGDTWTRILVPNGEQAVSVLQFRPSTGEYVVTRYLLDAQAMARVRALRQGVEVKSCTADPEARTVLADQLRDIGAVLPHLPNERLVYACEHRAAAAAGPP; encoded by the coding sequence ATGCGCCGGCTGCTTGCGTTCCTCGTCGCTCTGGCCGCGCTGGCCGCACCGGCGCGCGCCGACGACATTTCGGCGGCCGGCCGCTCGGTCGTCCGCGTGGTCGTCATCGCCTTCGAGGACGGGGAGGTGTCGGGCTTCGGCCACGGCTCGGGCTTCGCGGTCGCTCCGAACCGGGTGGTGACCAACGCCCATGTCGTCGCCCAGGCGGCGGAGGGCGCGGACGTGGCGATCGGGGTCGTCCCGTCGGAAGGCGCCAAGGCCAGCCGGGCGCGAATCGTCGCCGTCGATCCGGCGCGCGACCTCGCGCTTCTGGAGGTCGAGGAAGGCTCGCTTCCGCCGATCCCGCTGTTCACCGGGCCGCTCGACGACGGAACGCCGGTCGCTGCGCTCGGCTATCCCGGCAACGTCGATCTCGCAACCGCCCGCTCGGCCGACGATTACATCCAGCCGCTGCCGCCGACCCGCTCGGTCGGCATCTTCTCCAACGTCCGCCCGATCAACGGAATCACGACCCTGCTGCACACCGCCAACATCGCCCGCGGCCATTCGGGCGGGCCGTTGCTCGATCAATGCGGGCGGGTGCTGGGCGTCAACACGCTCATCACCCGCAACGAGAGCGGCGATTCGCCCTTCGCCTTCGCCGTCGCCAACCGCGAGCTCACCGCCTTCCTCCGCGAGGCGCGCCAGCCGTTCCAGGCGGTGACCACCGAATGCGTCTCCATGGCCGATCGGCTGCGGCAGGATTCGGAGCGCGGCGACGCCGAGGCCCGCGCCCGCGAGGCGGCGGCGGCCAGCGCCGCGCTCAAGGCCCGCGACGAACGCGAGCGCACGATCGCCCAGGTCGAGGAGAGCCGGGAGAACCGCCTGGCGCTCGCCATCTTGTGCCTCGCTTTGTCGCTCGTCGCCTTCGGCGGGGCCGGCATCATGCTGATCAAGGACCGGACGAAGCCGGCGAAGATATTGGGCGGGGCCGGCGCTGCGCTCCTCTTGCTGGCGATCGTCGCCTTCCTCGCCCGGCCGAGCCTCGCCGCGGCCGAAGCGCCGGCGCCCGCGGCAGCGGCCGGCTCGGCGTCCGCCCCCGCCCGCTTCGCCGGGGCCAACAACTGCCGCCTCGTTGCCGAGCGCAGCCGGGTCACCGTCTCGCCGACCGCCGACGTGCCGCTGGACTGGAACGAGAATGGCTGCGTGAACGAGCGCACCCAATATGCGCGCAACGGCGACACCTGGACCCGGATTCTCGTCCCCAATGGCGAGCAGGCCGTCTCGGTGCTCCAGTTCCGCCCGAGCACCGGCGAATATGTCGTCACCCGCTACCTGCTCGACGCCCAGGCCATGGCCCGGGTCCGCGCGCTTCGCCAGGGAGTGGAGGTCAAGTCCTGCACCGCCGATCCGGAGGCGCGCACCGTGCTCGCCGATCAACTGCGCGACATCGGCGCGGTCCTGCCGCACCTGCCAAACGAGCGGCTCGTCTA